A stretch of DNA from Toxotes jaculatrix isolate fToxJac2 chromosome 15, fToxJac2.pri, whole genome shotgun sequence:
ATTACCGGGTTCCATTCCACCTCTTTGATGCCCCATCATCCTTTGCATGTCCATCATCATCCCAGGAGGGAGGCCCTTCTCTCCACCCATTCCTTGGTGGAACATTGCCTCTTGGACTGACTGAGGATTCGGGAAACGCTCACCACGACCCCCTGGACCAGCAAACATTCCCCCAGGTCCTCCAGGGAAACCTCGTGCATCTCCCATCCGGGGGGGCATGTCGTCAGGCCAGCCCATTCCAGGCCTTGGTGGACCCTCCATTTCAGGATTCATCATGCCCGAGAAGCCAGGCATCCTCTGCATATGTGGGGGCATACCTCTGGGGCCAGGGCCCATGCCCATACGTTCCTGGTAGTGCTCTGGTGGACCACCTGGTCCTCCCCACATCTCTCCTGGGCCCATCTGGTAGGGAGGCGGGGGCCCTCGCATCATGCCACGTGGACCATGGGGGTGCATCATCATATCTGGAGGAAGTGGCCGGTGTTGCAtctcttgtttctttctcttctcttcataaAACTCCTGCTGTAACTTCAACCAAGCCACCTGTTCTGGGGTCATCTGGTCTCCTTCTCCACAGCCCCCTGGACCCCCCATATGTGGACCCATTTCATCTTGTGGAAATGGGGGCATGTCCCTGGGACCATGATGTGGGCCAAAGGGTGGACCCTGCGGACGAGGGCCTCCTGGCCCACCTGGTGGTCCGAGGCTCTGCGACTGTGCCATCATAGCCTGTAGGGGCCCCTGTTCAGGCCTCCTGGGTGCACCTTCAGGGACTCCATCATGAGGTCCGCCATGGGACTGTGGCGGCCCAGCTGGTGGGGCATCACGGTCATCAGGGAAAAGCATGCGCTGGATATCTCGCAGGGTCTGCAGGGAGCGTTGCCGATGCTCCAGCTGTTCTTGGGACAGACCCTCTGTGTTGGCCTCCATGCTCAACAGCTCTTgtgccagctgctgctgctgttgctgctgctggggtgtCAGACCTGCTCCACCAGAGCCTCCACCCTGCCCTCCTTCACCTGATGTTGGAGGGTTGAGGCCTGCCTCAGGTTGGGTGACAGGGGCCTGGTCAACTGGAGCTGCAGTGTTGCCGGGGCTACTGCCAGGAAGATTTTTGGATTCCATGCCTGCAGCGGATGACCCTTCCTGTGAAAGAACACCAGATTGGCTCCCTTGGTTTGAAGGCTGGGGGGGTGTTGGCTCTGCCATGCCAGGTAAGGACGGCTTGGATCCAGGCTGGTGGCTCTGATCTTGGGCATGGGATGGGGGCTGCTGGGGAGGCTTGGAGTCATTTCGGAGGGCGCTTGCTGCATTGTTCTGTAACAGGGAGGGACAGAAATAGGATTAAGTTGTGACACTCTCATGTGATGTTGGCATAAGCTtatgtgtgaaataaaaaaaaagcctctttgtGTCTTTACCAGGAGGAGGTGAGCTTTGTCCTTGCTGTTGGAGATGTTTTTCATGTGGAAGGCAATGATATTTTCTGTATGACCAGTTAGAACTGCATCAGCTGCCCTGAGGACAAGAAGGCAGACAGTCACATATCAGTCATCAGACACAATaagtatacatgtgtgtgtgcatgtgtgcgtgtctgtgtgcctgcacgcacacatacgGTGGGCCCAGATGAATGAGTACTACATGGGACCATGAAGGTAATCTCAAGGTCAACAGACTAGGCAAActattgcacacacacaccttccccaAGCATCCACATCTTTGATCTCTAATTCCCAAAAGAGAGTGTTAATCTAAGCCAAGTGTATGCTcccactgagaaacacacatgcttgtGCAGATACACAAAATGGATTTAGGCTATAACTGGGAAAGTTGGGGCaaggaagaaaagagatggGAAGCAAGTATCTtagtgccacacacacaaacatctgcaaCAAACATCAAAGACAACAACATCCACTGCTGACAGGGGCATAGAGGTATACTTCAGGCAATTGACATTGTTAGTAATTCCATTTAATTCTGAACTGCAATTCCACAAAGGGTTTCTCTGTGGGTGTATGTTTTGCATATACGGTCTACATACTGAGATGATGATTTAATTAGCCTGTCTaaacacattaatatttataaCTTGTAGAGATAAAGTTTAACTGTAAATACTAATCATTAATCATAATTAaataacaatgtaaaaatatcaaTTTCCCATTCTGGAAAGTGGTCTCATACTTTTGGATCTCACTGTATATGCACTACAAGTTGAGGATTTGGGTGTCAAATTATGGCTGAGCTACAATAGTTTGAAGATACTACCCACAAAAGATACAAATTGTGATTCTCAGCTTCCTTACTTGTTAGCCATCTCCGTGGTGAAGACATAAACGAGTTTTGAGCCTGGTTTCTGGCCACTAGCAGGTTCTGTTGTGGAGCCCTGGCCTCCCAGTGTATTGTGGGAGGGTGTGGAGGAGCGACTGAGTCCAGCATTGGAGGTAGAATGTGTGACTGAGTCCTGGGGCTTCACATCACTGGAGTTACAGTCTACAGGTAGACAACAGGAAAAATCATGGCTTTAGGACCAGCACAGGCTTATGGGCAATGCAGTTCTACTGAGGAGCTGTCATAAGTCAAGCTAATCAGTGGAGGGACTGCTACGCATGCTTGGTTGAACACGTTAACACACTTACTGAAGAATCCTTTGTCATCTTCGTCACTTTCTCCCCCAGAGCACCAGTCAGCTCCACTGTACGGCTGCCTCCTCTCTGCCACACACATCCTCTTCACCCTGCTACTGTCTgtacggacacacacacagccatcatTGGGCTTGGGTTTATCACTGTGAGACACAATGAGGGACTACAAGTAGATTTTGCACGATTTCCAACTGTTGCCTTCTCTGGACAGCTTGTGTTGTACAGTACACCCAAGAGAAAACAACTAACTATATGTAGGGCACTTTTTTTATGTGATGCAGCGGTGCACGATAAAAGGGacacaacaaaccaaacatggGCTGCAATTAGGAAatatctctgcttttctttcctccattaATCAGGGCTGAATACATTTGATAAACGGCCTCTACAGTAAATTATATGTGTATAACCACCAGATGAATAGGAACAATTACAACATAAGCACTACAGAGATGACAATAATCAAGTACTGTAGCTATTCTTTCTATACAGAGCagttcaaaacatttcattacaaaCAGATATAACCTTCAGTAACAAAGTATGAAAGCACAGCTACTAATTACTCTCCTAAAAACATCATAACACATCATGCACCTTGCCCCCCTACCTTCAGTTCAACTATTTTAGCAcgaataaaaaacatttaaaacagcctCTGAGATGTAAATTCATGCTGCCAAAATTCAAGGCTGACTGATTTAAGGCACTTGACAAGGACTATTTGACAATTTCTGACCACAGCTACTAGCTGGGTATTAGATAGTCTGACAATAATGAGTGGCTATGGTGGTTCTCACCTTTTTCTTCACTTGTGGGTGTGCCGCTTTCTGGCTGTTCAAACGACTCCACTGAGGTGCTTCTCTCCCTTTTGACTTTAACCTTGGAGCTTGGGCCAGAGGTCAGGCCCTGGCCATTCTTCAGCCCCATGCCCCCTGCCACATTCTGAGCCCCTTTAGTGCCCAGGGTCTTGGGATCACAGGGTGagggctgtgattggctgccagTGCTCCCTGGTTTCCCCTGATTGGGCATTTTAGAGTCCATCTGGGCGGCAGTGGAGGGGGACATGACGGGAGGTGATCGTACCATGGCCTCCGTCTTAGGTTTAGGGCTGACAGacaaaggacagagaaaaatatCACAGGAAAAACTtaatacatttacagtgtgcattaagagaaaaacaaaagacagtttCTGATTTATTAAAACAGTGTTAAATGACTGATATTACAAATCTGAATATAATTGTCCATTTAAACCGTTTGAGCCTCTGACATTCAGTGCACTTCcaaaatgttatgttttgtcttccGACATATATTTGTGACCTTGTTTCCACTTATGAAACCCACACAACACGGGGGAAATGGGGCATATCAAGCAAAAAGCCTGGGGCTTGAAGTTACGTTACCCAGTAATCATGCTCTGGAACTGGGCACAAGCCAGACGAGGGGAGGGGTACGTACTCCGGCACCTGGCTATCCATGAAGTCTGACATCCCTCAGCTACCCACTATAATGTGTACTTTTAATAAACAACGTGGTATCTAGGAGAAGTGGTAGGGAGAAGACCAAAAGGAAAATGCTATTGttctttttgtcctctttttttttttgttgcagctaCTACACACAATGTCATTATGACATCCAACAGTTGGCAGAGATGTCTATGAACATAAGATTAGGTTACAAGTATTGGGAATTCAATGCACACAGTTAAAACTGAAGGAAgagactgcagagacacaggccATCTACAAATTACTGCTGCTTACTAGTTATGAGAGCAGTTCAGTTCAGGCAAGCAGGACACATCCAACTGGCAGAAAACTCCCTTACCACACCctaatctctttctctgtctctctctctcttcctcatacacacacacactcttgtacAAGTAGTATGAAACAAATGCCAACATGTCCAAAAAGCACAGCCGCAGCCTAGAACACtgtatgtacatacacacagacacacagctagTAGAAAAAGAAGGCAAAGCCAGAATTTTGGCAGTCCAGACAGCCGTTTCCCGAGGCTCCAGAACCATGAGTCAGCAGGGAAAACTTCCAAGCACAGTGTACTCCCTGACCCTAGAACAGCTCTGGATCACACATCAAGACCTTTCAGGTAAAATAACGGAGCAGAGAGGCTGATCTTAGATCTGCATTACACCCGACCTACACTTGCTTTATAAAACACTCAAGTAATGCCAAGGTGACAGGCTCAGGTTTGTGTCCATTTAATCACATTGCCAAGACTCAGTTTCACTACTCATCGCAaaccatgtacacacacactcgttaAGCTAGATGGTTGACACTAACACCTTAAAACAAGCAGGTCTCAGGCTTGGCCCTTTGTGTGCGGAGATTACACCCTCGCCTCAAATTTACAGGGGCTTCCACCAAGTTGTctgaccccccccaccccgcaaATTAAAAGCATGCACGTTAGGTAATATAAAGCCTGCCACTGACCAAACCACTGGCCTTAGAAATGGTTGCTGGCTGTATTTGAATAGTTGGGATGGGTAAAACTTCCccacagggattaataaaatatgacaaaaaaaatgctgtataAGGGCTGTGGTTGAAGTTTTCTGTAAACTTGCTCCTGATCAGctttttcaaaattcaaaactCAGCACATTATGCACCTTGCAACTGGTAAGATATGAGCGTTTTcccaacacacactgattacTGCAACAAATCATATCAGCCAAAGACTTCTTAAATTGGCATGTGTACTTTGTTGAACTGCGTaagagcttttatttattttatttattttttacagaaaATGGGCACACAGTTTTTTAAGTGGCCTCGGGGTTTCCAACTTCAGAGCGAGACCTGGTTATTTAAGTTCATTCTGTTTTGAATAGAGGGTCGAGTGTTTctatttctctcttctgttaATAAACACTGTCAGCtaatgtttattcatttttgatCTTGTGtgatgaattttttttaattacctgAAACAGGTTTATGTACTGGACAGAAGCTTGTGCTTCTCCAATTAAGTCTGTTTATATGTTACTGATGTAGAACAATGCAATTAAGTGGTTCAGTCATCAGTTGTTAGCCGTACATAACAACAATGAAGGATAAAAACTTGATTTAGTGTCACTCACTGGTGATAACCAGCGCATAATGCAAGGGAAATTTTTACTTCTGCTTGGTGTGCAGTTAAAAATGCTGTCCAGCTGTTCACAGACAATATGGACTAAATGCAccttttttaaatcaacattcAGATCACTGTTTGGCTAATTAGGCCGTTAAAACAATCATTGGGATCTCaccatgcatacacacacaagctttatAACTGTATCACTGCATTAGACCCACATGTTTTCACCTCACCTCTGTGTGTTGGTGGACGGGGAGTTCTTTAGCCTATTGGAGTGCATTGATGGGGTTCCCAGGACTACAGAACAGGGTGAAGTGATGAGCTGGTGTGGACTGCCTGTGTGCGTGAGCGGCGCTTTTGCTCGCACGTTCCTTGAGCCAGGAACAGGATTCCCGATGTTCGAGAGGTTTCCCCGACCGTCCTtggcctcctctctctctttcttccctcgcTCCTTCTTGCTgaaatgtgtcgctgctgtaccTGCCGCCGCTGGCCTCTCCTCTTGGACCTCCAACATTCTCTCTATgtccttgtctgtgtgtgtgtgtgtgtgtatgtgtgtgtgtgtgtatgtgtatgtgtgtgtgtgtgtgtgtgtgtgtgtgtgtgtgtgtgagagaaggtgtttaaaaacagtaacaatAGTCCAGGAGTCTTTTCTTGTGTGGCGTGTATTTATGAAACTCCCCCCAAGGGGGCTTTCAACGGCCCTTGGGCACACTGttgagagaaaagaggggggaaaaaagaacagTTAACAAAACTGGGGACTACGGTCTGACCAAACTTAAAGCAACACTCCACCCAAAGCCTTTTTGGTATAACTCCACCAGTGTAGGCTTGAAAGGTGGCACAGTtgttaataatgaaataaaaaaacttgACACTTGAATGGGGCACAGCCATTGTTTATGTTATTGGTGAGATCTGCTTTTCAGTGTCAACAGCTAACAGCAAAACGTAAACGTAAACGTGTATTTTGGCAAAAATACCTGAAGCATAGTAAGAATCGGCCAGTTTACAGCAGCCACCTTTCAACCCAACTGAATCTTTGACGGAGCTTATTGCAGATATGTCATATCAGCTAACAATAAGacgagaaacaaaaaaagatatttatGAATGAGGTCAATTAGAAACAGTGGCACCATTTcatagtttgtccaccagagagcactgacaagtttatttttcaactgCAAAATGTCCCATTCAGTAAATAtcaaaaaacagtaaatattatttaaaaatggaATCTAAGGtattcaaacatttttgtttacattatgAGTTCATGTAAAAAACACTATTGGCTGATATCATTATCATATTATTATTGGATTTTAACCTCTCACACATCAAAATTGGTactggtacaaaaaaaaaaatccatcaagTTAGTTCTGGGTTAGGTGGGGTATCATCAGCTACAAATACCAGTGCTACGCTGTAAGTTTTGTGGTGGTGGTTGGTCCAAACCAACCAACcgctgtgtgttgctgtttgtgtgtgttttggtgagtgagcatgAGAATTGCATGAGAATCCTGTTTGAGAGAGCAGCCCAGTCAGTCAGATTACATTGTCATCCTGAAAATATTTAGGAGCTCTTCCAAAACACTCAACATTGTAACTGGCTCCAGAGTTCCCCtggggagagggaggtggagtgTTTGGGGGGTTTCGGGGAGcgggtggggggagggagggggatgGGGGGTGTCACTGGGAACCAGACAAATACACCAACTCCTGCTACAGCAGCAACACTCTCGTCTCACTGGTCTACAGTAGAAGTGATTTACAACTCTCAGGGCCACAGATCACTACTGCTCACGAGCAGAAGCTGGCTTCTATACAagaacagagaggggaaaagaacAGAGGAGCCTTGTGTATCCAAATTACACTGATTAGACTAACCTTTAActataacaaacacacactgttacacgaGTGGAAGATGTAGTGGGCTGATTATTGATCGCTGAACTAGTGATTTGGCTGCATATTTATTTACAACAGAACTgactaactgaaaaaaaatctcctttcTAAGTGGAATGACATGTTTCTATTTTACTATACAACatgcttttatatatatataactgtgAAAAGAAGAGCTTCATGAACTTAAACTTCACACAAGAGCTTCTGCTCAAGCTACAGATTTTTCTTAGTGCAGAGTTTAGATTATGGGAAGTAAGATAATGTATGAGGGAGGTTGAAATGAAAGATGCGAGATGCAGTCCGATTTTGCTGTTGACTGTTATTTGCTCTTCAAAGTGAAGCGCTGGCTTGTGTAAGTGCCAGAGAGCCGCTCTGAACCAAAACACTGTCAATAACAGTACGCAAGATTTTAAGCTTTTGccaaacacagggaaacaaaaatGGACAGTGTGGACAAAGCTTCTAACTCcttataaaacacatttgagaaGTGAGGATTAAGTGGCACACAGACATTATAATCTTAAATACACTTTTATCACATTAATTTTGGGGGAGCTTTTGTCCAAAGATAGGGCGCATGATATGTTTGAAATGAACTAGTTCATACGTGCCATGCAACACTAAAGACAAAAGTTTTCATAGCTGTTCCGAATGGCCACACTCAAAGGTGGGATGAAGAAGCGAGGACAGATGAGCCCTGACTGAGACATGGCAGGGATGACTGTCCAGAGACACCAGCAGAATCAACCGGAAAATCTGTTCAGTTTGCTGAACCTTCTTTGCTCTATGCCAAAGTCCCAGCCTCCCAGCTAATTCAACCCTATCATGTATGGCCTAAAGGGGTGTTATCTAAACCTAAACCCTAATCCTACACAAATGCGTGTGCTGCGAGTATGCGCATGCACTCAGAAACTAACAGCAGGACCTGTCAATCACCTGTTCCCTCCAATCGCACGCTAATGAGACACTAATTGGGTACCTTGCTGATATGACTGTCATAAGGAATGCAccgacacacatacaaacacatcagGCGTGCACGCTGCAGCCAGCTGTacgcacacacaacaaagcGTCGCAGAGTTATTCACAGAgatttctttctccatctccaaTAAAGACGCTGAACTGTCGATCACAGCACACGCGAGGAGCTGCAGTGCATTCAAGTTAATGGGAAAACAGTATAATGAGGCTCTAAAATTGAGCTTTTTGCCTCTGATATAAATATGAGGTTCCACATGAAAAGAGGGCAGAAAATAGTTCAATTCAATTAGATTTGGGTTTTCCAATGCGGGTGGCACTAAAAGggagcatttcatttcatgcttATGTAACAGTCATCGTACGCTGGCTCAGTGCAGTGTAGAGAGTAGACCCTTCCCAGCTACGTCACCCAAATTCCTCTGAGGGGGAGATGGGAGGATTTATGCCAGTGTAGTATCCACTGATATATTCCACTGGTAAGGAGTGGGATCAACAAGAGAAAAACCTTGACCTCTGCTTCCAACCTAGTCTActagattagatttttttttaaatgcaacagAGCTACAaagacattattttaaaaaaagggaggggggggcagcaagtgcaaacacacacacgcacaccattTTTCTTCCCTCATCTCAGCCCTGCTGTTGGCTGCAAAAAGGGCCTGCTGATGTTTCAGTCTTATTTATGCAAATCCCATTTTGCAGTTCAGTCACAAAGGAGtattgctctctctttctcgctctctagCTCCCCTACCCGCTCTCTGCTCGTCTGCTCGGGCCTCCATCTCAAGAATTTCTTTAGCCCATTATTTGTTTAGGGCTGTATCAGAAACATTATTTCCACCTCTCCTTCCAGTTTTCTGCAAGAATATACAACAACTCACCAGCATCAGTAAGGAGCCGTGCAGTCTGAAGAAGCTGCAGCCAACTCTCTCAAACAGAAAAGATTTACACAAGGGCACAACTTACATGTACCCAATAttcattcaaatcaaatcacCATGTTTGAAGTCTCAAATCAAAGCCTTGCAACAGAAACCCAATGAAAGAGGATTTTATAATCTGACAGGTCTGAGGTAGCCTTCTAGTCTCAAATTCTACCTCAAATTCCTCTTCTGAAAATGCAACACTAAGAGAACGGGTCATTTTTAACACTGAAATCCTCTGTTCCCTTACAAAGGCTgagtaataaatacaaaatcttGAGGCAAGCTGAGAAACTTTTGTTGAGAAGAAGCCACAGGTGGTAATTATGGGATAAAGGCACATTGAAATTCCATACTTTTCACAAATCCCCTTGAGCGAATGCTTTAACACCATCATCAGTGTCTTGAGAGCAAGTGTAACGGGGCCAAAAGCTGGAAACGGTAGTCACATCTTCCTGTGAGGTACTGCTGTGCGTGTGTTCACTTCTTGTTTTACTCTTGTGATATGAATTATGAATTTTAACTGATGAGGGCCTGAGGACTGAAGCACTGAAATTAAAGTGGGGACAAATGATCGACAGTGTgcaggagtttttttttatctgattcaTCTGCACACTACCGCTCAAAGGTTTTAGTACACCTCCTTTTTCCAGCTGTTACTCAAACTTAGTCACAGTGtaatctgaaatgaaaacatagaacaaataaatgataaagatttttaaaaagaaatcatgGAAGCTTAAATCCTAAATTTAATCAAAAGTTTTGACttattcagcagctgaacacacttgtGGAGCTTCTAGAATGGAAATCAGATATTGCCCAGAGAGTTCATtgaaacactgctgcacaaGTTCCCACAGACATGTTGCACTTGTAGACTGCTCTGCTTTCACGTTCTGCCCAGTTCATTCCAAACCAGCTCGATGGGGTTCAGGTATAGAGAATGTGCTGGTCTTCCACCATGTGAAGCCACCATCtggttcttttcttctaatgttgtgggtcattatcttgctgtagaatgaagctctgaccaaccagtctgtcttccaCTGTTACTTGCGTTTTTCTCACCATTCTGATAGCAATATGCAGaactacttcctgcagtacagtacTCTCCTAATAATACATCAGTGGGTGTAGTAAAACTTACAAAACGAAACGCACCTATTCTTCATCCTTAAGTAACAAAGACTAGCATTAAATGTACAACTGTTAAAACTATACCAATACTGCAAACTTACAATAGGTTAAATTTGAGCTGGGACACAACTattcttttcattattaattaatctgccaattattttttcaattaatcgattattcatggtctataaaatgtcagacagcagtgaaaggtttctcACAGCCTGAGGTGTTCTAttaatttagtttgttttgttcaaaatgtttaaaacccatgaatattcagtttattatcatATATGACTAATAACCATCAAATCCTCATATCTGAGACGCTAGAACCAGGAAACTGGTTTGGGATTTTCTCAAAAAACACTATAATGGTTGTTAAAATAGCTgtcaattattttctgtcaatcggctgattaatcaactaatcttTACAACTCTAAATTTCAGTCGTGTAATCACTGAAACACTAATATGATCACATATTTATTCTGCAGTATCAAATCTAAAAAGCACCTCCACATAGCAGGTTTCCTTATGCAacttaaacaacaacaattccTACACATACATGTCTGGCTAACTAACTAACTGCAGACAGAACAACAACTttactcaaaaaacaaaaaacaaaaacaagacttgCACTGCCCTCCAAGAAAATATATATCTGCTGGTCATCTCATAGCACCCTGGCTGAGGAAGCACCTGCATGCTCACCTGTTGAGGTAACTTCCTGAGAGAAATGTCCCAACGGGCCACACCCTGCAGATAGCACTCATGACTCGCCTGGCACACACAGAATGTGAGGAATGCTGAGTGTCACTAAAGATAGAGCTGTGACGCCACAGACGTAACATTTGACATAATACATCTACTGTGACAGGAAGGGCACTAGTATGACTGAGCTCTTGTTTCTACTGAAACCGAGCTGCGCAAATATTTACAACGAACATTCAAACCTTTCCGCATTCTCCGAACTCTTAACTGCTCCCAAAATACAATAGCTACATATCTCCGTCCTTCT
This window harbors:
- the bcl9 gene encoding B-cell CLL/lymphoma 9 protein, with protein sequence MLEVQEERPAAAGTAATHFSKKERGKKEREEAKDGRGNLSNIGNPVPGSRNVRAKAPLTHTGSPHQLITSPCSVVLGTPSMHSNRLKNSPSTNTQSPKPKTEAMVRSPPVMSPSTAAQMDSKMPNQGKPGSTGSQSQPSPCDPKTLGTKGAQNVAGGMGLKNGQGLTSGPSSKVKVKRERSTSVESFEQPESGTPTSEEKDSSRVKRMCVAERRQPYSGADWCSGGESDEDDKGFFNCNSSDVKPQDSVTHSTSNAGLSRSSTPSHNTLGGQGSTTEPASGQKPGSKLVYVFTTEMANKAADAVLTGHTENIIAFHMKNISNSKDKAHLLLNNAASALRNDSKPPQQPPSHAQDQSHQPGSKPSLPGMAEPTPPQPSNQGSQSGVLSQEGSSAAGMESKNLPGSSPGNTAAPVDQAPVTQPEAGLNPPTSGEGGQGGGSGGAGLTPQQQQQQQQLAQELLSMEANTEGLSQEQLEHRQRSLQTLRDIQRMLFPDDRDAPPAGPPQSHGGPHDGVPEGAPRRPEQGPLQAMMAQSQSLGPPGGPGGPRPQGPPFGPHHGPRDMPPFPQDEMGPHMGGPGGCGEGDQMTPEQVAWLKLQQEFYEEKRKKQEMQHRPLPPDMMMHPHGPRGMMRGPPPPYQMGPGEMWGGPGGPPEHYQERMGMGPGPRGMPPHMQRMPGFSGMMNPEMEGPPRPGMGWPDDMPPRMGDARGFPGGPGGMFAGPGGRGERFPNPQSVQEAMFHQGMGGEKGLPPGMMMDMQRMMGHQRGGMEPGNGMGMFPRMPGDGPMSPSSRLQGMGGREMGPEFGMGPGPGPGPHMHPSKLREPPMNMSPDEMMRMRGGGGPPMENMGPQGRPMQGPVFPEQTQPGDFPMGPGRSFTGGPGGMRGPHADQAFGPEHRSTPTGGNGRINHLPSTGGPSQGQRGRKPADLNVQAGGGNSPSVNPLKSPPLRQVQSPMMGSPSGNLKSPQTPSQLAGMLTGPTGPNAPPAPPASAPMKSPHSMMGSAGASPVHMRSPSLPNPSPGWASSPKPPMQSPGVPPQGGKPPLSITSPNMMGNMEQGGNGPPSAPPSSGAPSGSMSLPGNVPSGSPYTIPPEPTLSQNPLSIMMSRMSKFAMPSSTPLYHDAIKTVASSDDDSPPARSPNLPSVNNNGMAMNHQGNPRMMGPGNTGPMPALSPLGMNPMGSQPLSHGMPPQMPSPNAPNMGPGMMPHGMMIPPNPQDPGMANPQMMPQGRMGYPHRSQGYPLTQSPSQQGPFSPHNGPGPQGFPGHPMGFQGEGGPMGGRMGNMPHGGGGDGGMCKPNTPGGPEFNNMQGGFSDADLHEVMRPGASGIPEFDLSRIIPSEKPSQTLSYFPRGGGDNPGAKPPHPSGFPMQGMMGDGPPRMGMSMQGMGGMPGGPGGGMGPQDMPMGNPGHNSMRPPGFMGQGMMGPQHRMMSPGGPGGMMQGRQLAHPGPGGSPNMMMSLQGMGGPPQQTMMMGGQMRPRDMDMGFSPGPGMF